In one Sphingomonas sp. S1-29 genomic region, the following are encoded:
- a CDS encoding efflux RND transporter permease subunit produces MKFPHFFIDRPIFAAVLSILILVFGLVALPALPVTQYPEIAPPTVVITAQFPGASAETLAETVAAPIEEAVNGVENMIYMSSSNTGDGQTQITVTFAQGTDADQAQVLVQNRVASAEPRLPEQTRQIGVTVLKNSPDFLMVAMFSSPDGSLSQEYVSNYVGTQVIDRISRVPGVGNAQSFGSRDYNMRVWIDPDQAAARNLTVDEITAAVRAQNAQAAVGSVGSPPFNTGKNAFQLGIQAEGRLTTPEQFGEIIVKRGDGGALTRLRDVARIELGAETYSINAFLNGKPVTAVAVSQLPGSNALTTADAVIAELEAVSTGFPPGMKYEIPYNPTEYISASIDAVYSTLIEAIILVSLVVLIFLQSWRAALIPIIAIPVSLIGSLAVLLAFGFSLNNLSLFGLVLAIGIVVDDAIVVVENVERLMEEKGLTPLQAAHETMDEVSGALIAIALVLCGVFIPTSFIPGISGTFYQQFALTIVSATAISAFVSLTLSPALAALILKPKQHHDVEPRRGVRGWPTRFARGFNRGFDWLADRYGRLTARAIRMLGIVAVAYVLLIAAAGWQFYATPTGFIPPQDQGYVIVAAQLPPGASLERTTEMMLRAQKLAAQNDYVKDTVAFVGLDGASFSAAPNTAAMFVTMKGHKERPSADEVANMLRGAFSQLTQGMLLVIPPPPVQGIGTGGGWKMMIEDRQNRGYGALEAAAFQMMMKANTAPGIAGGFTLFNTKTPRLFADIDRERAEQLGVPVASIFSTLGTYLGSSYINDFNFLGRTFRVTAQADAPYRDETSDVGRLRTRSTSGQMVPLDAVMTLRNDSGPYRVVRYNLYPSAELQGDTVPGFSTGQSLATMERIAAETLPEGMSYEWTELAFQQKQAGNTAIVAFGLAVLFVFLLLAANYESLTLPFAVILIVPMCLLAALLGVNFMGLDNNILTQIGLVVLIGLAAKNAILIVEFAKANEDRGDEMYEAARHAAAQRLRPILMTSIAFILGVLPLVIGSGPGAELRAALGVAVFFGMIGVTLFGLMFTPAFYIISRRMGDRAARWRDRRKPRQPVQPVQPTPSVGEPA; encoded by the coding sequence ATGAAATTCCCCCATTTCTTCATCGATCGCCCGATCTTCGCGGCGGTCCTGTCGATCCTCATCCTGGTGTTCGGCCTGGTGGCGCTACCCGCGCTGCCGGTGACGCAATATCCCGAGATCGCCCCGCCGACGGTGGTCATCACCGCGCAATTCCCCGGCGCGAGCGCCGAAACGCTCGCCGAAACGGTCGCCGCCCCGATCGAGGAAGCGGTCAACGGGGTCGAGAACATGATCTACATGTCCTCGTCGAACACCGGCGATGGCCAGACGCAGATCACCGTCACCTTCGCCCAAGGCACCGACGCCGATCAGGCGCAGGTGCTGGTGCAGAACCGGGTGGCCTCGGCCGAGCCGCGGCTGCCCGAACAGACTCGCCAGATCGGCGTGACGGTGCTCAAGAACTCGCCCGACTTCCTGATGGTGGCGATGTTCTCGTCGCCCGACGGTTCGCTCAGCCAGGAATATGTCTCGAACTATGTCGGGACGCAGGTGATCGACCGGATCTCACGCGTGCCCGGCGTCGGCAATGCGCAGAGCTTCGGCAGCCGCGACTATAACATGCGCGTCTGGATCGATCCCGACCAGGCCGCCGCGCGCAACCTGACGGTCGACGAAATCACCGCGGCGGTTCGCGCGCAAAACGCGCAGGCAGCGGTCGGCTCGGTCGGCTCGCCGCCGTTCAACACCGGCAAGAATGCCTTCCAGCTCGGCATCCAGGCCGAAGGTCGCCTCACCACCCCCGAGCAGTTCGGCGAGATCATCGTCAAGCGCGGCGACGGCGGTGCGCTGACGCGGCTGCGCGACGTCGCGCGCATCGAACTCGGTGCCGAAACCTATTCGATCAACGCCTTCCTGAACGGCAAGCCGGTCACCGCGGTCGCGGTGTCGCAGCTGCCCGGATCGAACGCGCTGACCACCGCCGATGCGGTGATCGCCGAGCTCGAAGCGGTGTCGACGGGCTTCCCGCCGGGAATGAAGTACGAAATCCCGTACAACCCCACCGAATATATCTCGGCATCGATCGACGCGGTCTATTCGACGCTGATCGAGGCGATCATCCTGGTCAGCCTGGTCGTGCTGATCTTCCTGCAGAGCTGGCGCGCGGCGCTGATCCCGATCATCGCGATCCCGGTATCGCTCATCGGCAGCCTCGCGGTACTGCTCGCCTTCGGCTTCTCGCTCAACAATCTGTCGCTGTTCGGGCTGGTGCTCGCGATCGGCATCGTCGTCGACGACGCGATCGTCGTGGTCGAGAATGTCGAGCGGCTGATGGAGGAAAAGGGGCTTACCCCGCTCCAGGCGGCGCACGAGACGATGGACGAAGTGTCGGGCGCGCTGATCGCGATCGCGCTGGTGCTGTGCGGGGTGTTCATCCCGACCAGCTTCATCCCGGGCATTTCGGGCACCTTCTACCAGCAGTTCGCGCTGACGATCGTGTCGGCCACCGCGATCTCGGCCTTCGTGTCGCTGACGCTGTCGCCCGCGCTCGCCGCGCTGATCCTCAAGCCCAAGCAGCATCACGACGTCGAACCGCGTCGCGGTGTCCGCGGCTGGCCGACGCGGTTCGCACGCGGCTTCAACCGCGGGTTCGATTGGCTGGCCGATCGCTATGGCCGGCTCACCGCGCGCGCGATCCGCATGCTCGGCATCGTCGCGGTCGCCTATGTGCTGTTGATCGCGGCCGCGGGCTGGCAATTCTACGCCACCCCGACGGGCTTCATCCCGCCGCAGGACCAGGGCTATGTCATCGTCGCGGCGCAATTGCCGCCGGGCGCGTCGCTCGAGCGCACGACCGAGATGATGCTGCGTGCGCAGAAGCTGGCGGCGCAGAATGATTATGTGAAGGACACCGTCGCGTTCGTCGGCCTCGACGGCGCGAGCTTCTCGGCGGCGCCCAATACCGCGGCGATGTTCGTGACGATGAAGGGGCACAAGGAACGCCCCTCGGCCGACGAAGTCGCCAACATGCTGCGCGGCGCCTTCAGCCAGCTCACCCAGGGCATGCTGCTCGTCATCCCGCCGCCCCCCGTTCAGGGGATCGGCACCGGCGGCGGCTGGAAGATGATGATCGAGGATCGCCAGAACCGCGGCTATGGTGCGCTCGAAGCGGCGGCGTTCCAGATGATGATGAAGGCGAACACCGCCCCCGGGATCGCCGGCGGCTTCACGCTCTTCAACACCAAGACGCCGCGGCTGTTCGCCGACATCGATCGCGAACGCGCCGAACAGCTCGGCGTGCCGGTGGCGAGCATCTTCTCGACGCTCGGCACGTATCTAGGGTCGTCGTACATCAACGACTTCAACTTCCTCGGCCGGACGTTCCGAGTCACCGCGCAGGCCGATGCGCCCTATCGCGACGAGACCTCGGACGTGGGCCGTTTGCGCACGCGCTCGACCTCGGGGCAGATGGTACCGCTCGATGCGGTGATGACGCTGCGCAACGACAGCGGGCCGTATCGCGTGGTGCGCTACAACCTCTACCCCTCGGCCGAATTACAGGGCGATACCGTGCCCGGCTTCTCGACCGGCCAGAGCCTGGCGACGATGGAACGCATCGCCGCCGAGACGCTGCCCGAGGGGATGAGCTACGAATGGACCGAGCTTGCCTTCCAGCAGAAGCAGGCAGGCAACACCGCGATCGTCGCCTTCGGCCTGGCGGTGCTGTTCGTCTTCCTGCTGCTGGCAGCGAATTACGAGAGCCTCACGCTGCCGTTCGCGGTGATCCTGATCGTGCCGATGTGCCTGTTGGCGGCGTTGCTCGGGGTCAATTTCATGGGGCTCGACAACAACATCCTCACCCAGATCGGGCTGGTGGTGCTGATCGGCCTGGCGGCGAAGAACGCGATCCTGATCGTCGAATTCGCCAAGGCCAATGAGGATCGCGGCGATGAAATGTACGAAGCCGCGCGGCATGCCGCCGCGCAGCGCCTGCGGCCGATCCTGATGACCTCGATCGCCTTCATCCTCGGCGTGCTGCCGCTGGTGATCGGATCGGGTCCGGGTGCCGAGCTTCGCGCAGCCTTGGGCGTTGCGGTGTTCTTCGGGATGATCGGCGTGACGCTGTTCGGCCTGATGTTCACCCCGGCTTTTTACATCATCAGCCGCCGCATGGGCGACCGCGCCGCGCGCTGGCGCGACCGTCGCAAGCCGCGTCAACCGGTCCAGCCGGTCCAACCTACCCCAAGCGTCGGAGAGCCCGCATGA
- a CDS encoding glycoside hydrolase family 15 protein has product MTPTLDLWPIGNCQVSALVDRGARFVWGCVPRVDGDPTFSSLIDGRDPESDDAVGLWAIDLEDCVSIDQYYRQNTPILVSRMTDSQGGVIEVTDFCPRFERLGRTYRPVAFVRCVKPIAGSPRIRVRLRPTRNWGDSSVGRTSGSNHIRFLLDGIQLRLSTNAPVGMLEEERVFRVERPLHFFLGPDESFAGDLSTTVEEMLTYTTQHWQHWVRGLATPFEWQDVVIRSAITLKLCQYEETGAIVAALTTSIPEHAGSQRNWDYRYCWIRDAYYTVQALNRVGALDVLEGYLGYLRNIVDGAKGGDIQPLYGLLGEAELTEREAERLSGYRGMGPVRVGNQAYEQIQHDAYGQIVLSNVQAFFDQRLFRMAGIEDFEALERVGERAWELYDKPDAGLWELRTRQSVHTYSAAMCWAACDRLANAAGRIGLPDREKFWNERANTMRATIEQSAWREDTQRLSATFSGDDLDASLIQLLDLRFLSPDDPRFRGTLKAVEEGLRRGSHMLRYDTEDDFGLPETAFNVCTFWLIEALHFTGRDADARALFDEMLSRRTAAGLLSEDIDPATGELWGNYPQTYSLVGMINCAVLLSKPWSAIR; this is encoded by the coding sequence ATGACCCCGACGCTCGATCTCTGGCCGATCGGCAATTGCCAGGTCAGCGCGCTGGTCGATCGCGGCGCGCGTTTCGTGTGGGGCTGTGTCCCCCGCGTCGACGGCGATCCGACCTTCTCCTCGCTGATCGACGGGCGCGATCCCGAATCGGACGATGCGGTGGGGCTATGGGCGATCGACCTCGAGGACTGCGTCTCGATCGACCAATATTATCGCCAGAACACCCCGATCCTGGTCAGCCGGATGACCGATTCGCAGGGCGGGGTGATCGAGGTGACCGATTTCTGCCCGCGCTTCGAACGGCTGGGGCGCACCTATCGCCCGGTCGCCTTCGTGCGCTGCGTCAAGCCGATCGCGGGCAGCCCGCGCATCCGCGTGCGGCTTCGCCCGACGCGCAATTGGGGTGATTCCTCGGTCGGGCGGACCAGCGGGTCGAACCATATCCGCTTCCTGCTCGACGGTATCCAGCTTCGGCTGTCGACCAACGCGCCGGTGGGAATGCTCGAAGAGGAGCGCGTCTTCCGCGTCGAGCGGCCGCTCCACTTCTTCCTCGGCCCCGATGAAAGCTTCGCGGGCGATCTTTCGACCACGGTCGAGGAGATGCTGACCTATACCACCCAGCATTGGCAGCATTGGGTGCGCGGGCTGGCGACGCCGTTCGAATGGCAAGACGTGGTGATCCGATCGGCGATCACGCTCAAGCTGTGCCAATATGAGGAAACCGGCGCAATCGTCGCGGCGCTGACCACCTCGATCCCCGAGCATGCCGGGTCGCAGCGCAACTGGGATTATCGCTATTGCTGGATCCGCGACGCCTATTACACCGTCCAGGCGCTCAACCGGGTCGGCGCGCTCGACGTGCTCGAGGGATATCTCGGCTATCTGCGCAACATCGTCGATGGCGCAAAGGGCGGCGATATCCAGCCGCTGTACGGTCTGCTGGGCGAAGCCGAGCTGACCGAGCGCGAGGCCGAGCGATTGTCAGGCTATCGCGGGATGGGGCCGGTGCGCGTCGGCAACCAGGCCTATGAGCAGATCCAGCATGACGCCTATGGCCAGATCGTGCTGTCGAACGTTCAGGCGTTCTTCGATCAGCGATTGTTCCGCATGGCGGGGATCGAGGATTTCGAAGCGCTCGAACGGGTGGGTGAGCGCGCATGGGAGCTGTACGACAAGCCCGATGCCGGGCTGTGGGAGCTGCGTACCCGCCAATCGGTGCATACCTATTCGGCGGCGATGTGCTGGGCGGCGTGCGATCGCCTCGCCAATGCGGCGGGGCGGATCGGCCTGCCCGATCGCGAGAAGTTCTGGAACGAGCGCGCCAACACGATGCGCGCGACGATCGAGCAATCGGCATGGCGCGAGGATACCCAGCGCTTGTCGGCGACCTTTTCGGGCGACGATCTCGACGCCAGCTTGATCCAGTTGCTCGATCTGCGCTTCCTTTCGCCCGACGACCCGCGCTTCCGCGGGACGCTCAAGGCGGTCGAGGAAGGGCTGCGGCGCGGCAGCCATATGCTGCGCTACGACACCGAAGACGATTTCGGCCTGCCCGAAACTGCGTTCAATGTGTGCACCTTTTGGCTGATCGAGGCGTTGCATTTCACGGGGCGTGACGCCGATGCGCGCGCGCTGTTCGACGAGATGCTGTCGCGGCGCACCGCCGCCGGCCTGTTGTCGGAGGATATCGACCCCGCCACCGGGGAATTATGGGGCAACTATCCCCAGACCTATTCGCTGGTCGGCATGATCAATTGTGCCGTCCTGCTGAGCAAACCATGGAGTGCCATTCGTTGA
- a CDS encoding alpha,alpha-trehalose-phosphate synthase (UDP-forming): MSRLIIISNRVSAPTDSNSGAQGGLAVALAAALREYKGMWFGWSGETTDHFTGHINFQRAQGVTTATVDLEEQDIEEYYNGYANRTLWPLFHYRIDLAEYERDFAGGYQRVNDRFADTVRPLIEADDVVWIQDYHMFPLGSSLRARGCKNRIGFFLHIPWPPRRLLGVLPEAAELVRHLFDYDVIGFHTEEWLESFCDYAIVELGATLDGHMLTLGDRVLHVMADPIGIDATEFIEASHSPTARLAFRRMRDSAVGRDMIVGVDRLDYSKGLEERFLGYERFLKTYPEERKEVFLLQIAPPSRGAVESYQKIRAALEGMSGRINGAFADVDWVPIRYVNQGYPRDQLAGIYRAARIGLVTPLRDGMNLVAKEYVAAQDPEDPGVLILSRFAGAAEQLKGGAILINPYSAEEISDAIVQALKMPREERITRWRTMMDNVVNQDVVWWRKRFTQALMGDAKVGE, from the coding sequence TTGAGCCGCCTCATCATCATCTCCAATCGCGTATCCGCGCCGACTGACTCGAATTCGGGGGCGCAAGGTGGGTTGGCGGTGGCGTTGGCGGCGGCGTTGCGAGAATATAAGGGGATGTGGTTCGGCTGGTCGGGCGAGACCACCGATCACTTTACCGGCCATATCAACTTCCAGCGCGCGCAGGGGGTTACCACCGCCACCGTCGACCTCGAAGAGCAGGATATCGAGGAATATTATAACGGCTATGCCAACCGGACCCTGTGGCCGTTGTTCCACTATCGGATCGACCTGGCCGAATATGAGCGCGACTTCGCCGGCGGCTATCAGCGCGTCAACGATCGCTTCGCCGATACCGTCCGGCCGCTGATCGAGGCCGACGACGTCGTCTGGATCCAGGATTATCACATGTTTCCGCTGGGCAGTTCGCTGCGCGCGCGCGGGTGCAAGAACCGGATCGGCTTCTTCCTCCACATCCCCTGGCCACCGCGGCGCTTGCTCGGCGTATTGCCCGAGGCGGCCGAGCTGGTGCGGCATTTGTTCGACTATGACGTCATCGGTTTCCACACCGAGGAATGGCTCGAAAGCTTCTGCGACTATGCAATCGTCGAGCTCGGCGCGACGCTCGACGGGCATATGCTGACGCTAGGCGATCGCGTGTTGCACGTGATGGCCGATCCGATCGGCATCGATGCGACCGAGTTCATCGAAGCGTCGCACAGCCCCACTGCGCGCCTCGCGTTCCGGCGGATGCGCGACAGCGCAGTGGGGCGCGACATGATCGTCGGGGTCGACCGGCTCGATTATTCGAAGGGGCTCGAGGAGCGCTTTCTCGGTTATGAACGCTTCCTCAAAACCTATCCCGAGGAGCGCAAGGAAGTGTTCCTGCTCCAGATCGCGCCCCCCTCGCGCGGCGCGGTCGAGAGCTATCAGAAGATCCGTGCCGCGCTCGAGGGAATGTCGGGACGGATCAACGGCGCCTTTGCCGACGTCGATTGGGTGCCGATCCGCTATGTGAACCAGGGTTATCCCCGCGACCAGCTGGCGGGAATCTATCGCGCCGCGCGGATCGGGCTGGTGACGCCGCTGCGCGACGGGATGAACCTGGTCGCCAAGGAATATGTCGCCGCGCAGGACCCCGAGGATCCCGGCGTGCTGATCCTGTCGCGCTTCGCCGGCGCCGCCGAGCAGCTGAAGGGGGGGGCGATCCTGATCAATCCCTACAGCGCCGAGGAGATCAGCGACGCGATCGTCCAGGCATTGAAGATGCCGCGCGAGGAGCGGATCACCCGCTGGCGCACGATGATGGACAATGTCGTGAACCAGGATGTGGTGTGGTGGCGCAAGCGCTTCACGCAGGCGCTGATGGGGGATGCCAAGGTCGGCGAGTGA
- a CDS encoding efflux transporter outer membrane subunit, which produces MKKLAAITAALMVSACAVGPNYEKPATPGGITSEAAFVEGQRLSAVSAQALPEKWWQLYDDPNIDRLVTEALAHNTDIRQAAANLRRARAVLGEARGRRLPTTDLGAQYTRQRTGANSFGAQFGEGQQIPSFETDLYTAGLDMGYEIDLFGGVSRAIEAARGDVEAAAAQVDASRVSVAAETARAYATACSNARQIAVARETVKLQQQTLDLTQRLFDAGRGQRRDLERADTLLAQTQAQVPGLEAERRASLYALATLTGRPPAEIDAAASACTTPPRTAQIIPIGDGASLLSRRPDVRQAERVLAADTARVGVATASLYPSIQLLGSVSLASTAIDTLVDDDSFNFSLGPLISWSFPNQTAARSRLRQAEATADGSLAAFDGVVLTALREVEQALARYAGELDRNRALQRATRSAGEAARLSRLRFDYGAESFLQLIESERERADARAALANSDAALADAQVNLFKALGGGWENAPEVTRRVAVAAQ; this is translated from the coding sequence ATGAAGAAGCTGGCAGCGATCACCGCCGCGCTGATGGTTTCGGCCTGCGCGGTCGGCCCCAATTACGAAAAGCCCGCGACGCCGGGCGGCATCACCAGCGAAGCCGCCTTCGTCGAGGGCCAGCGGCTGAGCGCGGTGTCGGCGCAGGCGCTGCCCGAAAAATGGTGGCAGCTATACGACGATCCGAACATCGATCGGCTGGTCACCGAGGCGCTGGCGCATAACACCGACATCCGCCAGGCTGCGGCGAACCTGCGGCGCGCGCGCGCGGTGCTGGGCGAAGCGCGTGGCCGGCGGCTGCCGACCACCGATCTCGGCGCGCAATATACCCGCCAGCGGACCGGTGCGAACAGCTTCGGTGCGCAGTTCGGCGAGGGGCAGCAGATTCCGTCGTTCGAAACCGACCTGTACACCGCCGGGCTCGACATGGGCTATGAGATCGACCTGTTCGGCGGCGTGAGCCGTGCGATCGAGGCGGCGCGCGGCGATGTCGAGGCGGCGGCGGCGCAGGTCGATGCGTCGCGGGTGTCGGTGGCAGCCGAAACCGCGCGCGCCTATGCGACGGCATGCAGCAACGCACGCCAGATCGCGGTCGCGCGCGAGACGGTGAAGCTCCAGCAGCAGACGCTCGATCTGACGCAGCGGCTGTTCGACGCGGGGCGCGGCCAGCGCCGCGATCTCGAACGCGCCGATACGCTGCTCGCGCAGACGCAGGCGCAGGTCCCCGGGCTCGAGGCCGAACGCCGCGCGTCGCTCTATGCGCTCGCAACGCTCACCGGGCGCCCACCCGCCGAGATCGATGCCGCGGCGAGCGCCTGCACCACGCCGCCGCGTACCGCGCAGATCATCCCGATCGGCGACGGCGCCTCGCTGCTCAGCCGGCGGCCCGACGTGCGCCAGGCCGAGCGCGTGCTCGCCGCCGACACCGCGCGGGTCGGGGTGGCGACCGCGTCGCTCTATCCCTCGATCCAGTTGCTCGGATCGGTCAGCCTCGCCTCGACCGCGATCGACACGCTGGTCGACGACGACAGCTTCAACTTCTCGCTGGGGCCGCTCATTTCGTGGAGCTTCCCCAACCAGACCGCGGCGCGCAGCCGGCTGCGCCAGGCCGAAGCGACCGCCGATGGCAGCCTCGCGGCGTTCGACGGTGTCGTGCTGACCGCGCTTCGCGAGGTCGAGCAGGCGCTGGCACGCTATGCCGGCGAACTCGATCGCAACCGCGCATTGCAGCGCGCGACGCGCTCGGCGGGCGAGGCGGCGCGGCTGTCGCGGCTGCGCTTCGATTACGGTGCCGAGAGCTTCCTGCAGCTGATCGAATCCGAACGCGAACGCGCCGATGCGCGCGCGGCGCTGGCGAACTCGGACGCGGCCTTGGCCGATGCGCAGGTCAATCTGTTCAAGGCGCTGGGCGGTGGTTGGGAGAATGCACCTGAGGTAACCCGGCGGGTGGCGGTAGCGGCGCAGTAG
- the otsB gene encoding trehalose-phosphatase: MNDDPQALLPPPGGLLRDASLFLDFDGTLVELQDRPDAVTADISLRDLIARLGAVLDGRLAIVTGRAIEHIEVMFDGLPFAVAGSHGVEFRWPDGRDLQPSLPPTLDAARAEVHAFAASREHVLVETKPFGVGLHYRMAPQHEDDARVLAERLADEHALHLQPGKMMIELRGATGDKGTAITRLMEDAPFAGTRPVFLGDDVTDEDGFHAVAALGGVGILVGDARPTAAGYRLADVAQVRAWLQDAAQVTA; encoded by the coding sequence ATGAATGACGATCCCCAGGCGCTGTTGCCGCCGCCGGGGGGGCTGCTGCGCGACGCCAGCCTGTTCCTCGATTTCGACGGCACGCTGGTCGAGCTGCAGGACCGCCCCGATGCGGTCACCGCCGACATCAGCTTGCGCGACTTGATTGCGCGGCTCGGCGCGGTGCTCGATGGCCGGTTGGCCATCGTTACCGGGCGTGCGATCGAGCATATCGAGGTGATGTTCGATGGACTGCCCTTCGCGGTGGCGGGCAGCCACGGCGTCGAGTTCCGCTGGCCCGACGGGCGCGACCTGCAGCCGAGCCTGCCGCCGACGCTCGACGCGGCGCGCGCCGAGGTCCACGCCTTTGCCGCCTCGCGCGAGCATGTGCTGGTCGAGACCAAGCCGTTTGGCGTCGGGCTGCATTACCGCATGGCGCCGCAGCATGAGGACGACGCGCGCGTGCTCGCCGAGCGGCTGGCCGACGAACATGCGCTGCATCTGCAACCGGGGAAGATGATGATCGAATTGCGCGGCGCCACTGGCGACAAGGGGACTGCGATCACGCGGCTGATGGAGGATGCGCCCTTCGCGGGTACGCGTCCGGTGTTCCTGGGCGACGACGTGACCGACGAGGATGGCTTCCACGCGGTGGCGGCGCTCGGCGGGGTGGGGATATTGGTGGGCGATGCGCGCCCGACCGCGGCGGGCTATCGCCTCGCCGACGTGGCGCAGGTTCGCGCCTGGCTGCAGGACGCCGCGCAGGTGACCGCATGA
- a CDS encoding flavin-containing monooxygenase, whose translation MTVEHFDVVVVGAGLSGIGAGHYLRERCPDRSFVILEGRARMGGTWDLFRYPGIRSDSDMHTLGYAFKPWTEAKAIADGPSILRYIEETAHEDDLDSRIRYRQRVVAADWSSADACWTLTVEAQGAGRRTYSCNFLHMCTGYYDYAKGYTPDFAGRDDFAGTIVHPQFWPADLDYAGKRVVVIGSGATAVTLVPELARTAAHVTMLQRSPSYVVARPSHDRFANWLRTVAPSKLAYGMVRWRNVLLGQFFYGQTRKYPERTKKRLLGWVRGHLGPDYDVDTHFTPSYNPWDQRLCLVPDADLFETIKRGEASVVTGHIDRFTPTGIRLTNGEEVPADIIVTATGLELQLMADMPVTVDGTAIDFSQTLNYKGMMFSGVPNLAYSFGYTNASWTLKADLTAAYVCRLLNAMTKRGLRQATPVPGDTDAAAHPFLDFSSGYVQRALDRFPKQGARAPWKLHQSYARDLVALRFGSIDDDMVFSNPLRQKRAA comes from the coding sequence CCTGTTCCGCTATCCGGGGATCCGATCGGATTCGGACATGCATACGCTCGGCTACGCGTTCAAGCCGTGGACTGAGGCCAAGGCGATCGCCGATGGCCCGTCGATCCTGCGCTATATCGAGGAAACCGCGCACGAGGACGATCTCGATTCGCGGATTCGCTATCGCCAGCGCGTGGTGGCGGCCGACTGGTCGAGCGCCGATGCGTGCTGGACGCTGACGGTGGAGGCACAGGGGGCAGGGCGGCGGACCTACAGCTGCAACTTCCTGCACATGTGCACCGGCTATTACGATTATGCCAAGGGCTACACCCCCGATTTTGCCGGTCGTGACGATTTCGCCGGCACGATAGTCCATCCGCAATTCTGGCCCGCCGACCTCGATTATGCGGGCAAGCGCGTGGTGGTGATCGGCAGTGGCGCGACCGCGGTGACCCTGGTGCCCGAACTCGCAAGGACCGCCGCGCATGTCACGATGCTCCAGCGCTCGCCGAGCTATGTCGTCGCGCGCCCGTCGCACGATCGCTTCGCCAACTGGCTGCGGACGGTGGCGCCGTCTAAACTGGCCTATGGGATGGTCCGCTGGCGCAACGTGCTGCTGGGGCAGTTCTTCTACGGGCAGACGCGCAAATATCCCGAACGGACCAAGAAGCGGCTGCTCGGCTGGGTGCGCGGGCATCTCGGCCCCGACTATGACGTCGATACCCATTTCACCCCGAGCTATAATCCCTGGGACCAGCGACTCTGCCTGGTGCCCGATGCCGATCTGTTCGAGACGATCAAGCGCGGCGAGGCGAGCGTCGTCACCGGGCATATCGATCGCTTCACGCCGACCGGCATCCGGCTGACCAATGGCGAGGAAGTGCCCGCCGACATCATCGTCACCGCGACCGGGCTCGAATTGCAGCTGATGGCCGACATGCCGGTGACCGTCGACGGCACCGCGATCGATTTCAGCCAGACGCTGAACTACAAGGGGATGATGTTCAGCGGCGTGCCCAACCTCGCTTATTCGTTCGGCTATACCAACGCGTCGTGGACGCTGAAGGCCGACCTGACCGCGGCCTATGTCTGCCGGCTGCTCAACGCGATGACCAAGCGCGGGCTTCGCCAGGCGACGCCGGTACCCGGCGACACCGACGCCGCGGCGCATCCGTTCCTCGACTTCTCCTCGGGCTATGTCCAGCGCGCGCTCGATCGATTTCCCAAACAGGGCGCACGCGCGCCGTGGAAATTGCACCAGAGCTATGCGCGTGACCTGGTGGCGCTGCGCTTCGGCTCGATCGACGACGACATGGTGTTTTCGAACCCGCTGCGGCAGAAGCGCGCTGCGTGA